A window of the Eubalaena glacialis isolate mEubGla1 chromosome 9, mEubGla1.1.hap2.+ XY, whole genome shotgun sequence genome harbors these coding sequences:
- the PGAP4 gene encoding post-GPI attachment to proteins factor 4, translating to MSTSTSPAAMLLRRLRRLSWGSTAVQLFILTVVTFGLLAPLACHRLLHSYFYLRHWHLNQMSQEFLQQSLKEGEAALHYFEELPSANGSVPIVWQATPSPWLVITIITVDRQPGFHYVLQVVSQFHRLLQQCGPQCEGHQLFLCNVERSVSHFDAKLLSKYVPVANRYEGTEDDYGDDPSTNSFEKEKQDYVYCLESSLQTYNPDYVLMVEDDAVPEEQIFPVLEHLLRARFSEPHLRDALYLKLYHPERLQHYINPEPMRILEWVGVGMLLGPLLTWIYMRFASRPGFSWPVMLFFSLYSMGLVELVGRHYFLELRRLSPSLYSVVPASQCCTPAMLFPAPAARRTLTYLSQVYCHKGFGKDMALYSLLRAKGERAYVVEPNLVRHIGLFSSLRYNFHPSLL from the coding sequence ATGAGCACTTCGACCTCTCCAGCTGCCATGCTCCTCCGGAGGCTGAGGCGGCTCTCCTGGGGCAGCACTGCCGTCCAGCTCTTCATCTTAACGGTGGTGACCTTTGGTCTGCTGGCCCCCCTGGCCTGTCACCGGCTTCTGCACTCTTACTTCTACCTGCGCCACTGGCATCTGAACCAAATGAGCCAAGAGTTCCTGCAGCAAAGCTTGAAAGAGGGTGAAGCTGCCCTCCACTATTTTGAGGAGCTGCCCTCTGCCAATGGCTCGGTGCCCATTGTCTGGCAGgccactcccagcccctggctggtcatcaccatcatcactgtgGACAGGCAACCTGGCTTCCACTACGTCCTGCAGGTGGTGTCCCAGTTCCACCGGCTCCTTCAACAATGCGGCCCCCAGTGTGAGGGGCACCAACTCTTCCTGTGCAACGTGGAGCGGAGTGTGAGCCATTTCGATGCCAAGCTGCTGTCCAAGTATGTCCCCGTGGCCAACCGCTATGAGGGCACTGAGGATGACTACGGCGACGACCCTTCGACCAACTCGTTTGAGAAAGAGAAGCAGGACTACGTCTATTGCCTGGAATCCTCCCTGCAGACCTACAACCCAGACTACGTCCTGATGGTGGAAGACGACGCCGTTCCAGAAGAGCAGATCTTCCCAGTCTTGGAGCACCTTCTGCGGGCTCGCTTCTCCGAGCCACACCTCAGAGATGCCCTTTATCTAAAGCTCTATCACCCCGAGAGGCTCCAGCACTACATCAACCCAGAACCCATGAGGATCCTGGAGTGGGTCGGTGTCGGCATGCTGCTGGGGCCCTTACTAACCTGGATATACATGCGGTTTGCCAGCCGGCCGGGGTTTAGCTGGCCCGTCATGCTCTTCTTCTCCCTGTATAGCATGGGGCTGGTGGAGCTGGTGGGCCGGCACTATTTCCTGGAGCTGCGGCGGCTGAGTCCTTCCCTGTACAGTGTGGTCCCTGCTTCACAGTGTTGCACCCCGGCCATGCTCTTCCCTGCCCCGGCGGCCCGGCGGACCCTCACCTACCTGTCCCAGGTGTACTGCCACAAGGGCTTCGGCAAGGACATGGCACTGTACTCACTGTTGAGGGCCAAGGGGGAGCGGGCCTATGTGGTGGAGCCCAATCTCGTGAGACACATCGGGCTCTTCTCCAGCCTTCGGTACAACTTTCACCCAAGTCTGCTCTAG